Within the Glycine soja cultivar W05 chromosome 3, ASM419377v2, whole genome shotgun sequence genome, the region CGCTTGTATTTGTACGTATAAAAACTTCATCACCAATTCAAGCACCTGCAGTAGCCACAGCTCCTTGATGAGAATGTGGCGGTAAACTTTGTGGTTCATTGATACCATCCTCGTCTTCCTCTGTGTCCCAAAGGAAACTAGCATATGCTGCTTGTACATGGCTGTTTTCATAAAACCATAAGCTATTGTAACTACATTCAATCCCAATATACTAAATTAATGTAGGTAAACTAACATGACACGACAACTTGGTCTAAAAACTACCATAACAaacttcttttgatccataggAATTGAAAACAGGTACTAGGAAACATACAACAACTCACGCACCCACCCTGCTTAGCAAGCTGAACTAGACTGCTTGATAGTAATATATCATAAACTGAATGTTATGAAGCACATGACATGCAGCATACCTGTCTTCAGGAGAGGCTTGGACTGCTCTTTCAAAATAGCTGGAGGCACGTTCTTGGTTGTGATGTAGTTCCCAAACTAACTTCCCATACTGTGATAGAACCTCTCCATCATTTGGGTCTGCAAGTATGGCACGGGAATAATACTCCTCTGCTCCTTCACGGTCTTGTTTGCACTGTCCAAACAACAAAAATCATCACCAAAAACATTCTCTAATAAAAACAACTCCAAGTGTTGGTTTTTCTAAACGATTATGATGATTTGTTTTAGGTTATTCTGAAAATAGATTTGTTCTATACTAAACATCAACAATTGATTTAATGTTAggaattacaaaataaattaattgaaattaaacacTAGATGCATGCACCtctactttttttcatttttactcaGTATAAATTAACTGTTTGTTCTAACATTAACCAAATCCTCTGAAAAAAGTTGTAATAGTAGCATAGTATGACCTAACAAATTGGCTACCATGATGAGTTTTTAAACAAGGACAAACTTAGATACAATTCTTTAGATGTAGTTTGTGTTGTTCTTCAATCAAAATTGAAGTTTCACCATGACAATCTGCATAATAAAGATTTACATTAAAGGATTATGCAGATTAACAAGATAGAACTCTAATTATGATTAGAGAATGACACAAATAGCACTTAAAGAATTGCATCTATGTTTTTTCCGTCAAACAATTAGAGAGTTGGTTTCAAACTAGGATATAGAACTAACCTGATACAAAAAATTGGCATAATTCCTCAGAAACAAAGGATCCCCAGGATTTTCCCTAACCATTTTCTTGTAATATTCTTCCACTCCATGCCTTTCTCCATCATTTCCTCCAGAACCCAAGGGATTATGatcaccaccacctccaccaccacctctacAACCACCTATGCCATCACCACAGCACTCTACACCAAGTCCCTTTGCAAGATACATTTCTTTACCACTACTAACCTCTTCCTGGTCACCAAAACTCACCCTACAAACTCCATCCTTCACCCTCACTTCTTCACTGAATATTACACCCTTCCCACCATTCAGCACACTGAACCCATCTTCACTCTCACTTTCcatttcttcatcttcctcttcttcactCAAGCCATTGTGCTTGGCAGTAGAGAAAGAAGGAATGGTCTCCAGCACCAAGCTCCTGTGTCTAGCTGAAAACCTCTTGGAAGGGTCTGAAAACTCAAACCTTTCTTCATTGCTGCAAGAAAAGAAGGCCAAGTCTTGCAAGTTCCCATCAGATTGGACTCTTCTGATCAAGCCTTTGTTTTGCCTTTCAAGCTCACCAATTGAGGGAGAGATTGGAGAAGAACCACATGCAGAGGACCCAGTTTGGTGGAAAGTAAGTTTGTGATAATGTTGTGGGACAGTGGTTGGTGGAAAGTGTTTCAGTGCATGACAGGTTTCTGAGTGAATATTGTTGTTAGGGCTATCTGTGAAGGAAGAGAGGAGGGATCCAAGAACTGGTG harbors:
- the LOC114406958 gene encoding uncharacterized protein LOC114406958, which encodes MMLRSSSTPVLGSLLSSFTDSPNNNIHSETCHALKHFPPTTVPQHYHKLTFHQTGSSACGSSPISPSIGELERQNKGLIRRVQSDGNLQDLAFFSCSNEERFEFSDPSKRFSARHRSLVLETIPSFSTAKHNGLSEEEEDEEMESESEDGFSVLNGGKGVIFSEEVRVKDGVCRVSFGDQEEVSSGKEMYLAKGLGVECCGDGIGGCRGGGGGGGDHNPLGSGGNDGERHGVEEYYKKMVRENPGDPLFLRNYANFLYQCKQDREGAEEYYSRAILADPNDGEVLSQYGKLVWELHHNQERASSYFERAVQASPEDSHVQAAYASFLWDTEEDEDGINEPQSLPPHSHQGAVATAGA